In Modestobacter versicolor, a single genomic region encodes these proteins:
- a CDS encoding endonuclease/exonuclease/phosphatase family protein codes for MLLSRRAALALALPWAGWAAARAAGADRGFPLVPAMAFTRYAAGTSVLPVAVAALTRSRAAALVGGGAAAVLAGSVLGPTVLAGTRRTVDAGPQGRPLRVVTLNMLHGRADPAAVVALARGTDADVLALSEVTPDAVTALLGTGVADLLPHAHVVPAAEGRPPGGGGALWTRLEVLSRSVVPGRFGQPAVRLAVPGGADVEVTAVHTHPPSRSTRHVLRWEEDLRLLPEPEDDVLRVLAGDYNATPDHTAFRRLLRRGWVDAAAATGQALRPTWSLEHARLPRLSLDHVLVDPRIGVAGFQVVHVPGSDHRALVADLRLPPG; via the coding sequence GTGCTCCTCTCCCGTCGCGCTGCCCTGGCCCTCGCCCTCCCCTGGGCCGGCTGGGCGGCCGCCCGCGCGGCCGGTGCCGACCGCGGCTTCCCGCTGGTGCCGGCGATGGCGTTCACCCGGTACGCGGCCGGCACCAGCGTCCTGCCGGTGGCCGTCGCGGCGCTGACCCGCTCCCGGGCCGCGGCGCTGGTCGGCGGCGGAGCAGCGGCCGTGCTGGCCGGGTCCGTCCTCGGGCCCACCGTGCTCGCCGGCACCCGCCGGACCGTGGACGCCGGACCGCAGGGCCGCCCGCTGCGCGTGGTGACGCTCAACATGCTGCACGGGCGGGCCGACCCGGCCGCCGTCGTCGCGCTCGCCCGCGGCACGGACGCCGACGTGCTGGCCCTCTCCGAGGTCACCCCGGACGCGGTCACCGCGCTGCTGGGCACCGGCGTCGCCGACCTGCTCCCGCACGCCCACGTCGTGCCGGCCGCGGAGGGCCGACCGCCGGGCGGGGGCGGCGCGCTGTGGACCCGGCTGGAGGTGCTGTCCCGCAGCGTGGTGCCCGGCCGCTTCGGGCAGCCCGCCGTCCGGCTGGCGGTGCCCGGTGGAGCCGACGTCGAGGTGACCGCCGTGCACACCCACCCGCCGTCCCGGTCGACCCGCCACGTCCTCCGCTGGGAGGAGGACCTGCGGCTGCTCCCGGAGCCCGAGGACGACGTGCTCCGGGTGCTGGCCGGCGACTACAACGCGACCCCGGACCACACGGCGTTCCGGCGGCTGCTCCGCCGGGGCTGGGTGGACGCCGCCGCGGCCACCGGGCAGGCGCTGCGCCCGACCTGGTCGCTGGAGCACGCCCGGCTGCCCCGGTTGAGCCTGGACCACGTGCTCGTGGACCCGCGGATCGGCGTGGCCGGCTTCCAGGTGGTGCACGTGCCCGGGAGCGACCACCGGGCCCTCGTCGCCGACCTGCGGCTGCCACCGGGCTGA
- a CDS encoding RNA-binding S4 domain-containing protein, with protein MRTIEIRPGEESIRLGQLLKLVDAVPSGAQVKDVLASGDVTVNGEPEERRGRQLHRGDVVSVVGQEDVRVD; from the coding sequence GTGCGCACCATCGAGATCCGTCCCGGCGAGGAGTCCATCCGGCTGGGCCAGCTGCTGAAGCTGGTCGACGCCGTGCCCTCCGGCGCCCAGGTGAAGGACGTCCTCGCCTCCGGCGACGTCACCGTGAACGGCGAGCCCGAGGAGCGCCGCGGCCGGCAGCTGCACCGCGGTGACGTCGTCTCGGTGGTCGGCCAGGAGGACGTCCGGGTCGACTGA
- a CDS encoding MOSC domain-containing protein: MTAELRVLELWRFPVKSLQGERLDRAELGPEGIAGDRGWALFDVATGFGLTARRVPDLLFATGRLRADGRAEVVLPDGTVTRDDAVLSGWAGRPVALRPAAEVSGARRYEDPADDEQGEGGRWNPFAGADGAFHDNADARVTLLSTGSLGSWDRRRFRANVLLAGAGEDALVGSRVRAGTAELDVVRRVPRCVMTTRPQAGGIGRDTGVLKTIHRELGGALAVGALVARPGELAVGDVVAPA; the protein is encoded by the coding sequence GTGACCGCGGAGCTGCGGGTGCTGGAGCTGTGGCGGTTCCCGGTGAAGTCGCTGCAGGGCGAGCGCCTGGACCGCGCCGAGCTGGGTCCGGAGGGGATCGCCGGCGACCGCGGCTGGGCGCTGTTCGACGTGGCGACCGGCTTCGGGCTGACCGCCCGGCGGGTGCCGGACCTGCTGTTCGCGACCGGCCGGCTGCGGGCCGACGGGCGGGCCGAGGTCGTGCTCCCCGACGGCACGGTCACCCGCGACGACGCGGTGCTCTCCGGCTGGGCCGGCCGGCCGGTGGCGTTGCGCCCGGCCGCCGAGGTCTCCGGCGCCCGGCGCTACGAGGACCCGGCCGACGACGAGCAGGGTGAGGGCGGCCGGTGGAACCCCTTCGCCGGAGCCGACGGCGCCTTCCACGACAACGCCGACGCCCGGGTGACCCTGCTGTCGACCGGGTCGCTGGGCAGCTGGGACCGGCGGCGCTTCCGGGCCAACGTGCTGCTGGCCGGTGCCGGGGAGGACGCGCTGGTCGGCTCCCGGGTGCGGGCGGGCACCGCCGAGCTGGACGTCGTCCGGCGGGTGCCGCGCTGCGTGATGACCACCCGGCCGCAGGCCGGCGGCATCGGCCGGGACACCGGGGTGCTCAAGACCATCCACCGGGAGCTCGGCGGGGCGCTGGCGGTCGGCGCGCTGGTCGCCCGGCCGGGGGAGCTCGCCGTGGGCGACGTCGTCGCCCCGGCCTGA
- a CDS encoding aldose epimerase, translating to MPLDPPFPPTEPRDAEVSLGNTRLAVDLRGGGLRELVTGDWHVLDGYASGTVPAGRRGGVLLPWPNRLRGGSWRWAGRDLQLDVVSPASPNAVHGLVSAQPFAVLAERPAGVTVGAVVEPRAGYPFRLAAALDYDLAPGRLTVTVRVRNAGDAAAPFGVGMHPYLHVGADADGGLADASLTVPARTAMVVDGGLPTGENRPFDGAVGRIGDRRLDDPVTDLVRDDDGWARVRLSGPAGALELAVDGSWSWLQVFSGDTLPAGQQRRSLAVEPMTCPPNALADGADLVVLEPGETWSGTWTLGWTPA from the coding sequence ATGCCGCTGGACCCGCCCTTCCCGCCCACCGAGCCCCGGGACGCCGAGGTGTCGCTGGGGAACACCCGGCTCGCCGTCGACCTGCGCGGCGGCGGTCTGCGGGAGCTGGTCACCGGCGACTGGCACGTGCTCGACGGCTACGCCTCGGGCACCGTGCCGGCCGGACGGCGGGGTGGCGTGCTGCTGCCCTGGCCCAACCGGCTGCGCGGCGGGAGCTGGCGGTGGGCGGGCCGCGACCTGCAGCTCGACGTGGTCAGCCCGGCCTCCCCGAACGCGGTGCACGGGCTGGTCTCGGCGCAGCCGTTCGCGGTGCTCGCGGAGCGGCCGGCCGGGGTGACCGTCGGCGCCGTCGTCGAGCCCCGGGCCGGCTACCCGTTCCGGCTCGCGGCCGCGCTGGACTACGACCTCGCGCCCGGGCGCCTCACGGTCACGGTGCGGGTGCGCAACGCCGGTGACGCCGCGGCCCCGTTCGGCGTGGGCATGCACCCCTACCTGCACGTGGGCGCCGACGCCGACGGCGGGCTGGCCGACGCGTCGCTGACCGTCCCGGCGCGGACGGCGATGGTCGTGGACGGCGGCCTGCCGACCGGCGAGAACCGGCCGTTCGACGGCGCCGTCGGCCGGATCGGCGACCGCCGGCTCGACGACCCGGTGACCGACCTGGTCCGGGACGACGACGGCTGGGCCAGGGTGCGGCTCAGCGGCCCGGCCGGGGCGCTGGAGCTCGCCGTCGACGGGTCGTGGTCGTGGCTGCAGGTCTTCTCCGGCGACACCCTGCCGGCCGGGCAGCAGCGGCGGAGCCTGGCGGTCGAGCCGATGACCTGCCCGCCGAACGCGCTGGCCGACGGCGCCGACCTGGTCGTGCTGGAGCCGGGGGAGACCTGGTCGGGCACCTGGACCCTGGGGTGGACGCCGGCGTGA
- a CDS encoding DUF1707 SHOCT-like domain-containing protein gives MPESHLRASDADRAAVADVLGGHMSAGRLTVAEYDERLARAYAARTYGELAELTADLPAPAPTAPAQETAPAPAPGACGGQDWSRYWAHGWSGGWTGGWAGSTGLRAAWASWLTTAVIVVGIWALSSAASGDLLYPWPVWVIGPWGVVLLAQSLGAGPGRDRQPALHGGAPHRDR, from the coding sequence ATGCCCGAGTCCCACCTGCGCGCCTCCGATGCCGACCGTGCCGCGGTCGCCGACGTCCTGGGCGGCCACATGTCCGCCGGCCGGCTCACCGTCGCCGAGTACGACGAGCGGCTGGCCCGCGCCTACGCCGCCCGGACCTACGGGGAGCTGGCCGAGCTGACCGCCGACCTGCCCGCTCCCGCGCCGACGGCCCCGGCGCAGGAGACCGCCCCGGCTCCCGCCCCGGGGGCCTGCGGCGGCCAGGACTGGTCGCGGTACTGGGCGCACGGCTGGTCCGGCGGCTGGACGGGCGGCTGGGCCGGGAGCACCGGCCTGCGCGCCGCCTGGGCCAGCTGGCTGACCACCGCGGTGATCGTGGTGGGCATCTGGGCGCTCAGCTCGGCGGCGTCCGGCGACCTCCTCTACCCCTGGCCGGTCTGGGTGATCGGGCCGTGGGGCGTCGTGCTGCTCGCCCAGTCCCTGGGTGCGGGCCCCGGCCGCGACCGGCAGCCGGCGCTGCACGGCGGGGCACCGCACCGGGACCGATGA
- a CDS encoding CBS domain-containing protein has product MTEGSRAAEFLGLFNEVEQHLRSSLGRADHESFSSLASAYAERTRLPRSVLRDLGTFAELRNVISHQRYYDGRPIADPAPGVLEHLGQVRDLLLRPPTVLSVLAGRAVVSVRADDPVRAVLHQVRTLDYSQFPVYDDAGWAGLVTTNAIARWFARQVDDDEVTTGEEPVAAVLACAEDQDAALHVPRTTTAAEAIELLGRPLAHGPRPRALVVTDSGREGQAPLGVVVDEDLSALHRALDVPAAPGRRR; this is encoded by the coding sequence ATGACCGAGGGCTCCCGGGCCGCGGAGTTCCTGGGGCTGTTCAACGAGGTCGAGCAGCACCTGCGCAGCTCGCTCGGGCGGGCCGACCACGAGTCGTTCAGCAGCCTGGCCAGCGCCTACGCCGAGCGCACCCGCCTGCCGCGCAGCGTGCTGCGCGACCTGGGCACCTTCGCCGAGCTGCGCAACGTGATCAGCCACCAGCGCTACTACGACGGCCGGCCGATCGCCGACCCGGCGCCCGGGGTGCTCGAGCACCTGGGCCAGGTGCGCGACCTGCTGCTGCGGCCGCCGACCGTGCTCAGCGTGCTGGCCGGCCGGGCGGTGGTGTCGGTGCGGGCCGACGACCCGGTCCGCGCGGTGCTGCACCAGGTGCGCACCCTGGACTACTCGCAGTTCCCGGTCTACGACGACGCCGGCTGGGCCGGGCTGGTCACCACCAACGCGATCGCCCGCTGGTTCGCCCGGCAGGTGGACGACGACGAGGTGACCACCGGCGAGGAGCCGGTGGCCGCGGTGCTGGCCTGCGCCGAGGACCAGGACGCCGCCCTGCACGTGCCGCGGACCACCACCGCCGCGGAGGCGATCGAGCTGCTCGGCCGGCCGCTGGCCCACGGGCCCCGGCCGCGGGCGCTGGTGGTCACCGACTCCGGCCGGGAGGGCCAGGCGCCGCTCGGGGTGGTCGTGGACGAGGACCTGTCCGCGCTGCACCGGGCGCTGGACGTCCCCGCCGCGCCGGGCCGCCGGCGCTGA